A genome region from Acidisarcina sp. includes the following:
- a CDS encoding MFS transporter codes for MDDTALNQQTDEDLTPGIPQGRVRWTVCAMLFAATSINYMDRQVISILKPTLEHTIGMTEVDYGYVVDAFQIAYALGLLAAGRFVDKVGTRIGYMIIMAIWSLSAMGHALANSVLEFGIARFFLGIGEAGNFPAAIKTVAEWFPRSERSLATGIFNSGANLGAILAPVIVPWVTIRYGWHAAFLITGCFSALWILWWFKTYHKPADHPTLSGHELRYIYKEAASDMGPSVPWGKLLGYRQTWAFSAAKFLTDPIWWFYLFWMPSYFSAKFHLDLSHIGLPLIIIYNASAIGSIGGGWLPAPFRRLGLSVSNARLSAMFICAAVVVPIFAATYVKSEWSAIALLSVAAAAHQGWSANLLTTTSDMFPRSAVGSVTGIGSMAGSAGGALFATYAGHILQLTHSYSSLFAMAAGAYLLALLIMVLLAPGLKKVVFAQ; via the coding sequence ATGGATGACACGGCACTCAACCAGCAGACCGACGAGGATTTAACTCCCGGCATACCCCAAGGTCGCGTGCGCTGGACCGTCTGCGCCATGCTGTTTGCCGCCACGTCGATCAACTACATGGATCGCCAGGTCATCTCGATCCTCAAGCCCACCCTGGAACACACCATCGGCATGACCGAGGTGGACTATGGCTACGTTGTAGATGCCTTTCAGATTGCGTATGCGCTCGGCCTCCTGGCTGCAGGACGGTTCGTCGATAAGGTCGGCACGCGCATCGGCTACATGATCATCATGGCCATCTGGAGTCTCTCGGCCATGGGTCATGCGCTGGCCAACTCTGTGCTCGAGTTCGGTATCGCGCGGTTCTTTCTTGGAATAGGCGAAGCCGGCAACTTTCCCGCAGCCATCAAGACTGTTGCCGAGTGGTTCCCGCGCAGTGAACGTTCCCTGGCGACGGGCATCTTCAACTCCGGTGCGAATCTTGGAGCGATTCTGGCTCCGGTCATTGTGCCCTGGGTGACCATACGCTATGGCTGGCATGCGGCCTTCCTGATCACCGGCTGCTTCAGCGCACTCTGGATTCTGTGGTGGTTTAAGACCTATCACAAGCCCGCCGATCATCCCACGCTGAGCGGCCATGAGTTGCGCTACATCTATAAAGAAGCAGCATCCGACATGGGCCCATCCGTGCCGTGGGGTAAATTGCTCGGCTACCGCCAGACCTGGGCATTTTCCGCCGCCAAGTTTCTAACAGATCCCATCTGGTGGTTCTACCTCTTCTGGATGCCCTCGTATTTCAGCGCCAAGTTTCACCTGGACCTTTCGCATATCGGGCTGCCGCTCATCATCATCTACAACGCCTCGGCTATTGGCAGTATCGGTGGAGGCTGGCTGCCTGCGCCCTTCCGCCGTCTTGGACTCTCGGTCTCGAACGCGCGGCTGTCGGCTATGTTCATTTGCGCCGCGGTGGTCGTCCCCATCTTTGCGGCCACCTATGTCAAATCGGAGTGGTCTGCTATCGCGCTGCTCAGTGTGGCTGCCGCCGCGCACCAGGGTTGGTCGGCCAATCTTCTCACCACAACATCGGATATGTTTCCGCGCAGTGCGGTGGGTTCGGTCACGGGTATCGGCAGCATGGCAGGATCGGCTGGCGGCGCTCTCTTTGCTACCTATGCAGGCCACATCCTGCAGCTCACACACAGCTATTCCAGCCTCTTTGCCATGGCGGCAGGGGCATACCTGCTGGCCCTGCTCATCATGGTCCTGCTCGCCCCCGGATTGAAGAAAGTGGTGTTCGCTCAATGA